The genome window AGTCTGTATATAGAGGGATTAAACATCATATACTTTTGTTTTTTTGCCTTGACTTCCTTTTAACAAAAGGCTTCAATGAAACAAGAAAAAAAATACTCATTTCATTAATTTTTCCTAATTGATTGAAAGATTTGGTATGTGTTTAAGTTTGAACTCTAGTATCTTAGCTAGTCCCACTCCAAAAACTTGATAGACAAATCATTGTTATTGCGATCGCCTAGTTGAAGAGCGTTGTCCATAATTTTCCTGAATTCATAACCCTGATTGCGAGCTAATACACCCCCAAGCTGAACAGTCAAAAATTGGACTACAGCTCCGTCTCGTTTATCGATAAATTGGACGCTGATAGACTGAACTTTAGCCGTCTTACTTTGCTTGTTGGTCAACCGCCCTACAAGAAATCGCTGAGTTCCTGTATTTTCCATCGCTAATCCAGTTAACTCCAGTCCATTCACGAGCTGAACCCTAAAAGGGTCTGGCTTCCGCGTGTTTTCAGGTGGTTTGGGAAATCGACAAAGCCGATCGAGAGATTCATACTGTTTTCTTTCAGAATTCAACTGAAAACACCCCGGATACTCTTGGGCGATCGCCCTCGGAAACAGATTGAAAGCAGACAGAAGCGCGATCGCAGGTAAAGCGGTTATCAACTTGACGCACCTAAACATGGCTTTTTACTCTCCAATCGGCAACGATACTCGTAAGTTGTTTTAGTCCAGCAGTTTTCACAGATAAATCTGGTTTTGACCTCCACTGATTAACCAGGGTCAAACCCAAAAATTATGCAAAGCTGAGGGGGGAAACTGTATTCAGGTTCGCTGAACTCAGAAAGCTCTCCGGCTGCGCCGACTTTCTGAAACATCCACCGCGCCTAACTGAGATTAATGTATCAAGCAAAGTTCTAATTTGTCAAGCTAATGCTCAAAAAAATCTCATTAAGTGAGACAAGACCCTCAAAAGTTGATTTCAAAAGGCTTTAGCCCCTCTAACGGCAACTGAAACAAGCTCTAAACCTCTACCAATAAAGTATTCAGACCGAGCAACGGCTCTAAATTTCAGCCGGTCGCCCCTCAATTATTCTGTTATTTATCTCGTTTATCTCGCGACAAGTGAGAAAAAAGCCCGTACAATCAAGTTACAGCCCAGAAACCTCTGTTTGCGCCACCCCTCAGTTCTTCTGTTGTATATCTCGTTTATCTCGTTTTAAGTGAGAAAAAAGCCATATAATCAAGTTACAGCCCAGAAGCCTCTGTTTCCGATACCCAAATGCCTGTGTTCGCTTATTTGCAGCGATCGCCCCGTCCTTTCCCAGCTATCTTTGAGTAGAACCGCCCGCCTTGTAATACCTGTATTCAACGTAGTATGAAACTTCCCGAAGATTTTTTAATAACTTTAGCCACTAAAGTTGGCATTTCCGAAAACGAATTTGAAGTCTTATCAAGAGCAATTAAAGGCGAATCCATGTCTGATATTTCAGACCAGCTTCGAGTTCGCAAAGATGCCTTACAAAAACGCCTGGGAGAAGTGTATAAAAAATTTGAAGTTCAAGGTGCTGGGCCTGGAAAATTAGCAAAACTCCAGCAAATTCTCGTAACTGAATACCAGAAACAAGTTGCCACGAACCGTCACGATGCTACAACCGACCGCGAAGTTGCTCCAACCCTAGAGAATACCCGCTTCCAAGACGCAACTATCCCTCAATTTTCACCGCGTATTGATTGGGGAGAACTCCCAGCTCAAGAACCTTTCTACGGGCGTAATTCCGAAATAGAAACTCTCAAAAAATGGATAGTAACAAACCGTTGTCGAGTAGTCACAATTTGTGGCATGGGAGGGATTGGCAAAACAGCATTAGCCACCCAAACTATACAACAAATTCAAGGGGAATTTCAAACCATAATCTGGCGAAATATCGCCACCTCTGGCACCCTTGAAAAACTCTTGCCAGACCTCTTGCAATTCCTATCTCATAATTCAGAAATTGAGCTTCCCAAACCCAGCAACTCACTCATCTCCCAATTAATAGGATATTTGCGTTTAACCCGCTGTTTATTAGTATTCGATGAAGTCGAAACTATCCTCGAAAGCGGACAGCTACCAGGACAATACCGCCCAGGATACGAAAGTTACCGGGAACTCTTCCAACAAATAGCACAAACCCCTCACCAAAGTTGCCTGCTTATCATCAGTTGGACTCACCCTAGAGAACTCGGTAATTTAGTAGAAACAACCTTACCTTGTCGAGCTTTACAACTGAGTGAATTACCAGAAAGAGATGCCAAAAAGATCATCTTATCCGCCCCCCAAGTTTATACTTCAGAGAGTAATTTACTATCAGAAATCATTGACCTATATGGCGGCAATCCCCTCCTTTTAAAAATAGCCGTCACTCATGCTCAAGATATGTTAGCGGGCAATTTAGCACAACTCATTAAAAAAACTCCGTCGGTTATTGAGGGCATTGTCCGAGATTTGTTTGAGGATCGAGATTTGTTTGAGGATAAATTTCAGAATTTTTATGAATTAGAAGTAAAAGTATTGTCTTGTTTGGCAAGCAATAAACCCGCCACCATTAGCGAGTTGCAATCCAGTCTACTATTTGCTGAAGACTTATCAGAATTGAAACTGGCTGTAGAAATTCTAATCGAGCGATCGCTCCTGCAAGCCCTCACCGACTCCGGGGAAGAACGCCTGACAGTCAGCCCGCAGGCTAGGCGATTTGTCACCCATCAATTAATTGCTAAATACCTGAATCAAATTGGTTACAAGAAATACTTAGAGAGTGAGTTACAGACAGCAAAATGTTATTTAACACAAACCATTCGCTACAATCCAGAACTGCCAGCAGCTCACTACAATTTAGGGTCAACCTACGAAAAACTAGAAGATTTGCCCAACGCTCGCCAGCACTACAAAAAAGCAGCAGAATATAAAAACAGTCGCGCTGGCGGTGCTGCTGTCAATAATTTAGCTCGATTGGAAATTCTCAGCGAAAATTTTGACGTAGCGGTAGAACTAATTCTCTCTATTTTGCCACAAGTTAATGACAAAATAGTGCAAGTCACGCTCCACAAAAATCTGGGATGGGCTTATCTAGGACTGCAACTTTACAGTGACGCAGAGACTCACTTGGAAAAAGCAATTGAATTAGATAACTCCTATGCTGTAGCACACTGCTTGCTAGCACAAGTTCTCGAAGCAAAAGGGGATACAACAGCAGCTATTTCTTGCTGGCAAAAATGCCTGAATTGCTCTGCACAAGGCCAACAACAAGAAGGTGTGGCGTGGAAACTTCCAGAATTAAGTATTTGGAAGAGTTTTGCCCGCGACCGCCTCAGTGCTTCGGGCAGAGAACCTAATTAATTCAATTACTGTAGGGTGCGTCAGTAGTTCTCAGTTTTTCGATCCTACTTCACCATTTAACTAGCTGACGCACCCTAATAAAAGAGCGCTAGCAATTAAAGTTATTTAGTTCGGAGGAACTATCGGATCTTCCTCTCCAGAACTGCATTTTGTTCTGCGCTCAGCTTGGGCAATTTCCATCAAGAGGTAACTACCAATGGCTGATACTAAACTTGCCTCTATATTGGCGATGATTTCTCCCGCAGCATTGGGAACCACCATTGCTAATAATGTCAGGGGGGTAGATGAAACTATAGGTATCACAGCTCGTTTCTCCGTCAAAGAAAGGGATCAGGGAGAAGCGAGTTGGCCAACTGCGCTCTATTATTAACCAGGGGGTAGGGAAACAATTATGCAAAATTTTCAGAAAAAATTTCCCCTCATCAAGCTGCAAACCTTCTCAGTGCTTGCTTTACGGATTATTGAAATTTCTGAAAATCTTACATTGAGACGCAATTAAATCCTAGGCAGAGTACATCTCTGAGGTAAAATCAAGTCTAATCCTTTAATTGCTCAGGCATAGTCTCATGCCAATTCCCAAACTCAGTGAAGCGACGATCCAGCACAATACCTCTGCCGAATCCCTCAAGCGCGGTGAAACTTACTATTTAGCGGGTAATGTTACTAGCGCTGTCCTGCGTGGCAATATCGTGCAAGCAATAGTGGAGGGTTCTTCTGTGCAACCTTACCGTATTACGATAAACTTTGATGGCGCTAATGTGGCATCATCAAATTGTACTTGTGCTTACGATCGCTTTGGGTGGTGCAAACATATTGTTGCTACCCTGTTATTATGTCTGCGACAACCACAAATAATTGAGCAGCGCCCGACACTGGAACAATTACTCGATCGCCTCCACGATGTACAAACCCAGCAATTAATACAACATTTAGTAGAAAAAGAACCCTCCCTCATCGATCCGATCGAACGATACGTTAACTTAATTGCTATTTCTACGCCTCCACAGCAACCTACTAAAGCACCCCGTCGCACCTCCATTAATCCGGCTCCTTTTCGACAACAAGTACGACAAATTTTGCGAAATGCTGTGCGTTATTTCGACGAGGGATGGGGGGAAGAAGACCCCATTACAGAAGAACTTTTAGATGTGATTCAGCAAGCACAGGAATTGATCGCAGAGGGAGACGGTAACAACGCCTTAGTAATCTTACAAGCCATCACCGAAGCCTGCGTTAAAGATTGGGATGACGTAGAAGAATATGGCGCTGAAAGTTCTGATATAGCTAACGCTTTGGATGAAGCTTGGACAGAAGCCATTTTGACGGCTGAACTAACTGCTGAAGAAGAGATCGATCTCCAGGTGATGTTAGAAGCTTGGCAAGATGAATGGGATTGCGATTTCACCATGAGCTTGAAAGCTTTACGCCAAGGTTGGGATGACCCCCTAATTCAACAGGTACTTCAAGGAAATATTACGGGGCAAGAAATAGGAGCTAATGACGCACCAGAATGTGCTAAGAACTTAGCATTAATTCGCTTGCAAATCCTCGATCGCCAGGAACGCTATCAAGAATACTTATACTTAGCGCAAGCAGAAAACTGCTCTCAACAATACTTGACGATGTTAAGTCGTTTGGGGAGAGTAGAAGAAGCAGTGGAAGCTGCTGCTACTCAGATGAAATCAGCGGAAGATGCTTTTGCTCTCGCTCAAAGTTTACAAGCACAGGAAGCCCAATCTGAAGCTCTAAAAATTGCTCAAACTGGGTTGAATTTGTCAGGCAATTGCCTTTATAAACTAGCAATTTGGACGAGTGAGTTGGCTGTTGAGTTGGGAGAGAACGAAGTTGCATTAAATTCTAGAATGCAGGTCTTTCAAATCAAACCATCCTTTGCCGATTATCTTTTAGTGAAGGAGTTGGCAGGAAACAGTTGGTCAACTGTAAAAGCAAATTTGTTAGCAACTCTGAGAAGTGATAGAAGTTGGGGAGTTTCTGAAGCACAGGTTGATATTTTTCTCTATGAAGGACTTATTGAAGATGCGATCGCTGTTGCTGATGGTTTGAGTGGCTACGAATCCGCACTGATTCACCGAGTAATGGGGGCTGCGATCGCCCACCGCCCCGATTGGACGATCGCCAATGCTTGTCGGCTTGCTGAATCGATTATGGATCGGGGGAAATCAGAGGACTACGATCGTGCAATTAAGTGGTTGGAAAAAGCCCGCGCTGCCTATTTACAAATGGGGCAAAATATTCAGTGGTCTGCTTATCGTTCTCAACTTATGCAAGTACACAATCGGAAGCGGAAGTTAATGGGGATGCTGAAGAGTCCAGATTTAGATTGAGGCTGAAGTTTACCGTAAACCGGAACAAGTGAAAGCGGCCCAATAAAAAGGGTCAGCAAAAGGGAAATCTAAGCAACTAATTATTTCCAGTCGTTGCAAAGTTTTGTAATTGCGTGTTGCTGTTTCGGCCCGCTTTTCTTCCTCTTGTAGCCATTGCAGGTAGTCGGGGGAACCTTCTGAATAGGAATTACGCTGGTTTTCTGCAAACTGGCGATCGCCCTCAGCCTCTTCAAATTTGCGTTCTAATAAATCACCAAGTTGCCGAGAATAGCAAGCGACAAATTCTGACCCAGAGAGCGATCGCAAATTTATTTGTGCTTGCTGCAAGGCTTTTGGGCGGCTACTTCCTTGCTGCCGAAGTTTGTGATAAAAAATTGAAAATAAGGCTGTTGCTAAATCATCTACAGCCCACAGCGCGCTCACAACACTCCGAGCACCCGCACATAAAAAGCCCGTCGATAATGTCAAAATATCATCAGTAATTTCCGCAGTTCCCAACCCTGTTTCACAACAGGATAAAAACACATCAACTAGATGAGGAAGCCGCCAGCCCGGTGTCATTAACTGCCCCAAAGTAATGCTACCATCTGCCAATTCTAGTCTGGATTCTAACGGATTATCAAGGCGAGATTGAGCGTGATGGCTAGAGATAATTCCCTGGACTTGTTGAGACAGTTGCCGATAGTTGCTGACGGTTGCTTGGCTGCGTCCTCGTAAGCGTTGTTCGTTGCGAATATTATACAGTTTGGCAATTTGTTCACCCTCAAAACTTGCACAGGGTAAATCTTCCGTTGCATCTTCCACAATACCATACATTAATCGATCGTTGACAGGTGGACGTTTGTGGCAAAATTCTAAAACTTGACAGCTAGGACTGTAACGAATAAGAAATTTATCTCCTAAATATTGACCATTTTTTAAGGGTAAAGCAGCAAAAGGAATTTGGTGTAGGCAAAGGTGAGGAACAATAATCAGTTCCTCTATATTATTCAGGTACTGACTAATCAGGTTATCGATTTGCAGGCGGCGGGAAAGTTTCGCTAAAAACTGCGGAATTCGATTTCTCCACTTAGCTTTACATTGTAATTGCTCTTGGGCTGATTTACTTGAATCGCCAGCCTCCAAGTAGGGTTTTAGCCAACCTTCATAAATCCATTGTTGTAAGTTTTTGCCTCGTTTTCTGGTTATTTTGTACAAATTAAGTTCGGTTTGTCGCACAACAAATACATATGTATCTTCATCAGTAGTGTAAAAATTAAGTATAGCTGTAGTAGGGCGATCGATGAGTTCTTGGATAGCGGTTAAATCAGGGGGACTTACTTGAATTTCGCCCGCTAAAACCGGATCTAAACGTCTTAGTTGTTCCCAAATTTGTTGTTTTTCACTTTCTAAACCTTGGATATTTTCACTAATGGCTTCTAAAGCTGCTCTATTGCGTGTACGCTCCATATCAATTAGATCCTTAGCTCTAACTGCAATTAACTTCTGCTTTTTGCTTGATTTATTTAAACCGGAACGTTCGCAATCTATCTGTCGTTGAATTACTTCAAATTCTGCTAAATATTCTTCTACTTCTGAAGGTATATCTCCATGAGAGTAAAGGTCATTACTGGCAATTAAATCTACTAAGCGACGAGAGCGGGAACGTTCTACATATTCAAAAGCTTGTTGAAAATTTTTCGTATTAACTAATGCTTGTACAATATGTTCATAAAGATATATATCTTCTCCTAAAATTTCTTGGCGGCGTCGATCGGTATTAGCCCAAACTCGCAATTGTTCTAAAGCTTCAATAGCAAGAGAATACCCTTCAATAGCTTCTATCCATAGTCCTAATTTGAAGGCAATTTGACCTAAAACTTGTCCCGAAATCAGACAATGTTGGGGGAAATCTTGAGGAGTTCTGACTTTTAATGCTAACTTGAAGTATTGCATTGCTTCAGTAAACTGCTCTAAGTTGTGGTAGAGATAACCTAAATTATTTTGTACAGTTGCCCAATTTTCAGGAAAATCTTTGAGAGTATAAACTTCTAAAGCAGCTTGGTAATAGTCCCCCGCCAGATTTAGATTTTCGTCAAAACTTCCTTGAGTGCGATCGCTATAAGCATTACCTAAGTTTAATTGCACCATAGCCCAATCTTCAGGAAAATCTTTCTGAGTATAAACTTCCAAAGCTGACTTATAGTAATAAATAGCCATTTCTAAATTTTCAACTTCATTTTCAATACTGCGACTCCTATAGGCATTTCCTAAATTATTTTGCATCATTGCCCAATCATCAGGGGAAATTTGACGGGTGTTTACTTGCAAAGCCATTTGATAGTAATTAATGGCTATTTCTAAGTTATTATCCTCATCTCCTAGCCGACGTTCGCTATAAGCACTACCAATATTATTTTGCAGCATTGCCCACTGTTCAGGGAAATCTGAACGAGTATATATTAGTAAAGCATTTTCATAACATTTGATAGCACTTTCTAAACTTTGTAAGGAATCTCCATAAATTCGTTCGCTATGAGCAATTCCTAGATGCTGTTGTGTTTCCGCCCACTGTTCGGGATAATTTTCATAATTACGAACTTGCAAAGCATTATTAAAAGCTTCAATTGCTAATTCTATATTTTCGAGACGGCTACCATATTTGCGATTGAGATAAGCAATCCCTACATTATTGTGAATCATCGACCATTGTTTCCGATTAAATGCTTTTTGATAAGATTCAAGACAGGTAAGATAAAGAACAATAGCTTCTTCTACATTTTCAGCTTGATTCCCTTGAGCATTTCTTAAATAAAAAGTTCCTAAGTTATTTTGGAGCAAACCCCAAATTTCAGGAAATTGACTAGAACAGCCAGCATCTAAAGCAATTTTATAATAGCCGAGAGCTTTCTCAAGGTTATCAACTCGCTCTCCTTTAACTCTATTTTGATAGCCATACCCTAAATTATTCTGAATTTTCAACCAATTTTCTAAAGAAGTCTCTGGATCGTAAATAGTTAAGGCATTTTGAGAAGCAGCAATTGAAGCTTCAATATTTTCGGAAAGGTCTCCTTTTAGTCTTTCTAAATAAGCAACTCCTAAGTTAAGTTGTATCAGTCCCCACACTTCTGTAAAACTCTCAGAATTATACACTTGTAATCCTAATTCATAATATGCAATTGCCCGTTCCAAGTTATCGGAATATTTTCCACTTGTAGAAAGATAATAGGAAAATCCTAAATTATTTTGAGTGTTCGCCCAATTGTCGGGATAGTCCTCACGATTATAAACTTGTAAAGTAGCCTCTATCAAACTCCTACCTAATTCTATATTCTGTTCTTGACTTCCCTTGAATCTGCTGAGATATGCCGCCCCTAAATCATTATGAATAAACGCCCATAATTCAGGAAATTCTTCTTTTTTACAAATTTGTAGAGCAGTTTGATAACACTCAATCGCTTTCTCAATATTATCAGCACGATTTTCTATTTTTTGACGGTAAGCATCTCCCATACAAAATTGGATCGTACTCGATTCTTCGGGGAATTCTTCAGGAATATAAACAGTTAAAGCCGCTTGATAACACTCAATTGCTTTTTGGAGATTGTCGTCTCGACTATCTTCAATTATTGTCATATAAGCATTACCTAAGCTCTCTTGCGTTTCTGCCCACTGTAGGGGAAAATCAGTATAAGTACGGACTTTTAAGGCATTGTCAAAAGCGGCGATCGCCCTTTCAATGTTATCTAATTTTTGCCCTTGAATACGATTATAATAAGCTAGACCCAAATTATTTTGAATTCTTGCCCAATCTGTAGGATTATCCTCTTTTGGATAAACAGCCAAAGCAGCATGATAATATTTAATTCCTAGTTCTATATTTTCCGATTCATCTCCCTTAACACGGTGGAGATAAGCCAAACCTAAATCATGCTGAATTTCCGCCCATTTTAAGGGAAACTCTTGACAATTACACACTTTTAATGCTAATTGAAAAGCAGCGATCGCCCTCTCCAGATTTTCTTCTAAATCACCTTCAACTCTGTCAAAATAAACTAAACCTAAGCGATGTTGAATTAAACTCCACAATTCCGGTTCATCGGTATCATTACAACATTGTAAAGCTAATTCATAACACTCAATTGCCCTTTCTAAATTCCTGCTACGGTTCCCAGCAAGGCGAATTTGATAAGCAAACCCCAAATGGTTTTGAGCAATCAACCAATCCTCGTGGTAATCTTCTCGATCGATCGCAGTCGCTACTTGTTGATATCCCGCGATCGCAATTTCAATATTGTTTACACAATCGCCCAGAGTAAAATCTTGAATAAGGCTACTAAAAGTTCCAATTACCGTGGCTATATCGTAAGCTTCTTCAGACTCTAATTTCGCTAAAACGTCAGTTGCCCAACTTCGCAAAAACCAATCAAAATTATCATCTAATTTATCTAAATTTTTCTCTAAAATAGGATACACAACTTCTGCATCTCCTTCACTTGCTTCGATTGCTTCCAAGACTTCTATGAGAAATTTTAATAATTCTTCAGAATTAGCTAATTCAGACCGAATTTGAATTAAGTCTTTTATCTTCGCCGCAGCACTCCGCAGCCAGTCAGAACCCTCTTCATTTCCCTCAATCAATAACTCATCGGCTACCTCGTTCATCACCTCTAATAAACCTTCATTAATCAGGTCTGAACAGTCATCCAAAATATCTCCTTCTTCACCCTCCGGACAGGTACGTAGCATTTCAATTAGGTGACGATAAGCAGAGTTGAGCTGTTCTTTCATGTTACATTTTTTGGGTTAATATCAGTTTTGGTTTTACATCAATTCCGGTTGCACGAGTGACACGATCTAGAGGAGACGGCAGTGCCGTTTTCCTACCTGGATTAATTTTCGGGACACGCGACACTGCGCCGTGTCGAAAGCTCTGAGTAATATTAATTCCGAGGGTAGGGGATTTGATATCACAGGAGTGCAAGTATCTGTATCGTTACAAATATATAGGCAAGCGAGCATGATACTCGCATTCCTAAAAAACGCTTTTTACAAAATGGGAATGTTCTCAGTTTGGTGAAAAAATATTTAATTTTTTGTTTCAATGCCCCAAATTTCTGCTAATTTATTTAGCAGTTTTTGGGCTAATTGTTGGCGTTGTAAATCTGCGGAAATAACTTTTTCTTCTCGACCAATTTCTCCAATAAAAGTTTGTTGTTCAGCAGAATACTCAACTATTTTGTGGTGAGGATTAATAGGAATACTAGCGACTAATACATCTGCTCCTGCATACCGCCATTTAATGGGTTTAGTAGTTCGGTAAATGCGCTCTAATTGAGCGATAATTTCTGAAAAGTTTTGTGTTTCTAAGAGTTGTCGCACTTCTACGGCTACTGGATCGTCACTTCTCAAAAACTGATTTCCTAATTCCAGACGATAGAGATGATCGATCAGAGCATCTAAGTTTTGGAGTTGGGCAATTTGGATCTGGCTTGGCAACGGGGAATTATCCAGTGACGGGGTAAATCCTAGCAGTTTTCCTGAGTCTAATTTTTCCCCAAATTCAACTATTACATAGCCGATTCTGTCTTCTATGGCTGCTGGTGGAATTGCGATCGCACTTTCTCCAAACCAAACCGGGCGGCATTCTAATTTACCAATCCCTGGTAACACCAAATCAGCAATATCCCACTGGGCGCGGACGACAGGATGCCAACTATCGCCTTGAATTAAATCGGGTTCGTAAGCTTGCCATTTGAGGTAACTATAAACAACATAAACTGCTAAAGTATTCACATAAACTCGTTTGGCAGCCTCGTGCTTTGTCAATTCAGGAGCGAGTTGCAGAGTTTCGGCAGCAAATTTTCGAGCGGTGCGGTGAGCATCAGTACCTAGTGGAACTGTCAATAGCGTTGGGTTTGTGCTTTGCATAATTTAATCCTCTCTTGTGTATCCTAGCTCTAATGCGATCGCTTGGAGCAAGGGGCGACAGTTCCTTTCCCAGTGTGATTTTAGAGTTTGGTAGTTGATGTTAAATTCTTTGGCGATCGCAGTAAACTTGTCAGGCGTGGTTTTAAACAGCACCTTTAATGTGAGAACTTGACAGTTACACTCTGGATAATTTTTAGGATGACAGGATCGAAATTTCCCATCGGGGTCTTCTTGGACGTATTGTTCTAGCTGTTGAATAATATTCTGATAATTTTCTTGCTCTAAAAGTGTGATATAGCCATCCAAACCACTGCGGGTAGGAGTATAAAAACTTGTTTCTGAAAGCAAATCCAGCAACGCGGTTTCAGTATCTGAGCTTCCTATGGGGGCATCTAAACTGTAGGTGGGCGGTTGAGAAGGTAACTTCAAATCCTTAATGCGCCACTCTAGGTAACTATTTATCCATTGTCGCAGTCGTCTTGACACATTCGGATCGCTAAGCTTGAAGTTCGAGCAAATGCTTTTGTTCACCCATACCCAGGTTTTATTTAAGGCGTCTAAATAATCGGGATGTGGCGATCGCAGTAGTCCGGGAAGTTGCTGCAGTTCGGCGAGCAATCGGTTCATCGCTTTGCGCCTTTGGGAGCTGTTTGGGGGGTACTCGCATACCTCCTCAATTAGTTGGCGCAGCAGTTGATCCATAGGTGTTAAATTAATTATTTGACTTCTCAACTCATTGTTGCACCCCTTGGAGATTGTCCGCTAACCAGAGGATGCTCTGTGTTCTGCGTAGACCCAAAAGTTAGAGTTATATCAATTCCGGTTGCACTGCTCATGACTGTTGACTGTTAACTGTTGACTGTTAACTGTTAATCGAAAAACTGAATGATGGTTGAGTGTTGGATGTTGACTCGATTTTATGCCAGACGATGAAGCGCGGATTTGATATGACAGATTTCAGATTAATTCAAGTGTCGATCGATCGTCACAATCGAAACCGGCCGCAACGCATCAAAACGAGTTGAATTCCCCCCAGCCACAGAACGCGATAACTGCACTTGCAAAATTCGGTAACTCCAGTGCGGTTCCCGGCGCACCCGATCGCCCATCCAGCTCAAAACAGTAGCAATATCCTCAAAAGCATCCAAAGCCAACACGATCGAGCCTCCAGGGAGCAGCCGCAGCGCGCAAACGCCCAAAATTTTAGTCAACCCTCCGCCACTACCGCCAATAAAAATCCGGTGCGGAGGACGCAAG of Oscillatoria nigro-viridis PCC 7112 contains these proteins:
- a CDS encoding tetratricopeptide repeat protein, producing MKLPEDFLITLATKVGISENEFEVLSRAIKGESMSDISDQLRVRKDALQKRLGEVYKKFEVQGAGPGKLAKLQQILVTEYQKQVATNRHDATTDREVAPTLENTRFQDATIPQFSPRIDWGELPAQEPFYGRNSEIETLKKWIVTNRCRVVTICGMGGIGKTALATQTIQQIQGEFQTIIWRNIATSGTLEKLLPDLLQFLSHNSEIELPKPSNSLISQLIGYLRLTRCLLVFDEVETILESGQLPGQYRPGYESYRELFQQIAQTPHQSCLLIISWTHPRELGNLVETTLPCRALQLSELPERDAKKIILSAPQVYTSESNLLSEIIDLYGGNPLLLKIAVTHAQDMLAGNLAQLIKKTPSVIEGIVRDLFEDRDLFEDKFQNFYELEVKVLSCLASNKPATISELQSSLLFAEDLSELKLAVEILIERSLLQALTDSGEERLTVSPQARRFVTHQLIAKYLNQIGYKKYLESELQTAKCYLTQTIRYNPELPAAHYNLGSTYEKLEDLPNARQHYKKAAEYKNSRAGGAAVNNLARLEILSENFDVAVELILSILPQVNDKIVQVTLHKNLGWAYLGLQLYSDAETHLEKAIELDNSYAVAHCLLAQVLEAKGDTTAAISCWQKCLNCSAQGQQQEGVAWKLPELSIWKSFARDRLSASGREPN
- a CDS encoding CHAT domain-containing protein, whose amino-acid sequence is MKEQLNSAYRHLIEMLRTCPEGEEGDILDDCSDLINEGLLEVMNEVADELLIEGNEEGSDWLRSAAAKIKDLIQIRSELANSEELLKFLIEVLEAIEASEGDAEVVYPILEKNLDKLDDNFDWFLRSWATDVLAKLESEEAYDIATVIGTFSSLIQDFTLGDCVNNIEIAIAGYQQVATAIDREDYHEDWLIAQNHLGFAYQIRLAGNRSRNLERAIECYELALQCCNDTDEPELWSLIQHRLGLVYFDRVEGDLEENLERAIAAFQLALKVCNCQEFPLKWAEIQHDLGLAYLHRVKGDESENIELGIKYYHAALAVYPKEDNPTDWARIQNNLGLAYYNRIQGQKLDNIERAIAAFDNALKVRTYTDFPLQWAETQESLGNAYMTIIEDSRDDNLQKAIECYQAALTVYIPEEFPEESSTIQFCMGDAYRQKIENRADNIEKAIECYQTALQICKKEEFPELWAFIHNDLGAAYLSRFKGSQEQNIELGRSLIEATLQVYNREDYPDNWANTQNNLGFSYYLSTSGKYSDNLERAIAYYELGLQVYNSESFTEVWGLIQLNLGVAYLERLKGDLSENIEASIAASQNALTIYDPETSLENWLKIQNNLGYGYQNRVKGERVDNLEKALGYYKIALDAGCSSQFPEIWGLLQNNLGTFYLRNAQGNQAENVEEAIVLYLTCLESYQKAFNRKQWSMIHNNVGIAYLNRKYGSRLENIELAIEAFNNALQVRNYENYPEQWAETQQHLGIAHSERIYGDSLQSLESAIKCYENALLIYTRSDFPEQWAMLQNNIGSAYSERRLGDEDNNLEIAINYYQMALQVNTRQISPDDWAMMQNNLGNAYRSRSIENEVENLEMAIYYYKSALEVYTQKDFPEDWAMVQLNLGNAYSDRTQGSFDENLNLAGDYYQAALEVYTLKDFPENWATVQNNLGYLYHNLEQFTEAMQYFKLALKVRTPQDFPQHCLISGQVLGQIAFKLGLWIEAIEGYSLAIEALEQLRVWANTDRRRQEILGEDIYLYEHIVQALVNTKNFQQAFEYVERSRSRRLVDLIASNDLYSHGDIPSEVEEYLAEFEVIQRQIDCERSGLNKSSKKQKLIAVRAKDLIDMERTRNRAALEAISENIQGLESEKQQIWEQLRRLDPVLAGEIQVSPPDLTAIQELIDRPTTAILNFYTTDEDTYVFVVRQTELNLYKITRKRGKNLQQWIYEGWLKPYLEAGDSSKSAQEQLQCKAKWRNRIPQFLAKLSRRLQIDNLISQYLNNIEELIIVPHLCLHQIPFAALPLKNGQYLGDKFLIRYSPSCQVLEFCHKRPPVNDRLMYGIVEDATEDLPCASFEGEQIAKLYNIRNEQRLRGRSQATVSNYRQLSQQVQGIISSHHAQSRLDNPLESRLELADGSITLGQLMTPGWRLPHLVDVFLSCCETGLGTAEITDDILTLSTGFLCAGARSVVSALWAVDDLATALFSIFYHKLRQQGSSRPKALQQAQINLRSLSGSEFVACYSRQLGDLLERKFEEAEGDRQFAENQRNSYSEGSPDYLQWLQEEEKRAETATRNYKTLQRLEIISCLDFPFADPFYWAAFTCSGLR
- a CDS encoding SWIM zinc finger family protein, whose translation is MPIPKLSEATIQHNTSAESLKRGETYYLAGNVTSAVLRGNIVQAIVEGSSVQPYRITINFDGANVASSNCTCAYDRFGWCKHIVATLLLCLRQPQIIEQRPTLEQLLDRLHDVQTQQLIQHLVEKEPSLIDPIERYVNLIAISTPPQQPTKAPRRTSINPAPFRQQVRQILRNAVRYFDEGWGEEDPITEELLDVIQQAQELIAEGDGNNALVILQAITEACVKDWDDVEEYGAESSDIANALDEAWTEAILTAELTAEEEIDLQVMLEAWQDEWDCDFTMSLKALRQGWDDPLIQQVLQGNITGQEIGANDAPECAKNLALIRLQILDRQERYQEYLYLAQAENCSQQYLTMLSRLGRVEEAVEAAATQMKSAEDAFALAQSLQAQEAQSEALKIAQTGLNLSGNCLYKLAIWTSELAVELGENEVALNSRMQVFQIKPSFADYLLVKELAGNSWSTVKANLLATLRSDRSWGVSEAQVDIFLYEGLIEDAIAVADGLSGYESALIHRVMGAAIAHRPDWTIANACRLAESIMDRGKSEDYDRAIKWLEKARAAYLQMGQNIQWSAYRSQLMQVHNRKRKLMGMLKSPDLD